One stretch of Penaeus vannamei isolate JL-2024 chromosome 7, ASM4276789v1, whole genome shotgun sequence DNA includes these proteins:
- the LOC113815695 gene encoding cilia- and flagella-associated protein 161 translates to MARNSYHSCVRVGNWYENKLMEEDLQKHIERTQSAEKNYEELLASLLEEGEVSVCPDGLLHFGDTVIIHAPVVQPRKGSPVESFPCTLQATPSKAALLKNVYHEVPITAHPQHHRPILKNVFTILPRTSAHPMGSELTYGAPFNLVHTTPRRQRLYVTSPVGSALHSGRESRRQEVLLQDEESAHSAWRLQPSDPALRLTYEGQPVEVGARVRILQTMTNQPLVVEEEFSTKTIYGPEQQVSVGVVNRATTRAAHVLCLLTWTRRTPTQEEIAQEQARKQQEEEDVMKEERERQRRELEEEEERRREAERELEEKTQGMRLVLDNDESEDEGERGE, encoded by the exons GATTTGCAAAAGCACATCGAGAGAACACAGAGTGCAGAGAAAAATTACGAAGAGTTACTTGCTTCTCTACTCGAGGAG GGCGAGGTGTCAGTGTGTCCCGATGGGCTCCTTCACTTCGGGGACACGGTCATCATTCACGCCCCTGTTGTGCAGCCGAGGAAAG GTTCCCCCGTGGAGTCGTTCCCGTGCACACTCCAGGCGACGCCCTCCAAGGCCGCTCTCCTGAAGAACGTGTACCATGAGGTGCCGATCACAGCGCACCCTCAGCATCACCGGCCGATCCTCAAGAACGTCTTCACGATCTTGCC gcGCACCTCTGCTCACCCGATGGGCAGCGAGCTCACCTACGGCGCCCCCTTCAACCTGGTCCACACAACCCCCAGAAGACAGCGACTCTACGTGACCTCCCCGGTGGGTTCGGCGCTCCACTCCGGCCGGGAGAGTCGACGGCAGGAGGTTCTGCTGCAGGACGAGGAGAGCGCGCACTCCGCCTGGCGTCTGCAGCCCAGCGACCCCGCCCTCAGGCTCACCTACGAGGGGCAGCCGGTCGAG GTCGGAGCTCGAGTGCGAATTCTGCAGACGATGACGAACCAGCCGCTGGTTGTGGAGGAGGAGTTTTCCACGAAGACAATCTATGGCCCg GAACAGCAAGTGAGCGTGGGCGTGGTGAACCGAGCGACCACCCGAGCCGCCCACGTCCTCTGCCTCCTCACCTGGACGCGGAGGACGCCCACGCAGGAGGAAATAGCGCAAGAACAAGCCAGGAagcaacaggaagaggaggacgtgatgaaggaagagagggagaggcaaaggagggaattggaagaggaggaagaaaggaggagagaagcggagagagaactGGAGGAGAAGACGCAAGGGATGAGGCTCGTGTTGGATAATGATGAGtcggaggatgagggggagaggggcgagtag